A window of Streptomyces sp. DG1A-41 contains these coding sequences:
- the ispG gene encoding flavodoxin-dependent (E)-4-hydroxy-3-methylbut-2-enyl-diphosphate synthase → MTAISLGMPSVSTKLAERRKSRQIQVGSVAVGGDAPVSVQSMTTTRTSDIGATLQQIAELTASGCQIVRVACPTQDDADALATIARKSQIPVIADIHFQPKYVFAAIEAGCAAVRVNPGNIKQFDDKVKEIAKAARDHGTPIRIGVNAGSLDKRLLQKYGKATPEALVESALWEASLFEEHDFRDIKISVKHNDPVIMIEAYKQLAEQCDYPLHLGVTEAGPAFQGTIKSAVAFGALLSQGIGDTIRVSLSAPPVEEVKVGIQILESLNLRQRGLEIVSCPSCGRAQVDVYKLAEEVTAGLTGMEVPLRVAVMGCVVNGPGEAREADLGVASGNGKGQIFVKGEVIKTVPESKIVETLIEEAMKLAEQMEKDGVTSGEPSVAVAG, encoded by the coding sequence ATGACTGCGATTTCTCTCGGCATGCCGTCCGTTTCGACCAAGCTCGCCGAGCGCCGGAAGAGCCGGCAGATCCAGGTCGGATCCGTGGCCGTCGGCGGAGACGCTCCCGTCTCGGTCCAGTCGATGACGACGACGCGTACGTCCGACATCGGCGCGACGCTCCAGCAGATCGCCGAACTCACCGCCTCCGGCTGCCAGATCGTCCGTGTCGCCTGCCCGACCCAGGACGACGCCGACGCCCTCGCGACCATCGCCCGCAAGTCGCAGATCCCGGTCATCGCCGACATCCACTTCCAGCCGAAGTACGTCTTCGCCGCGATCGAGGCGGGCTGCGCGGCGGTCCGCGTCAACCCCGGCAACATCAAGCAGTTCGACGACAAGGTCAAGGAGATCGCCAAGGCGGCCCGTGACCACGGCACCCCGATCCGCATCGGCGTCAACGCGGGCTCCCTCGACAAGCGCCTCCTCCAGAAATACGGCAAGGCGACCCCCGAGGCCCTGGTCGAGTCGGCCCTGTGGGAGGCGTCGCTCTTCGAGGAGCACGACTTCCGGGACATCAAGATCTCCGTCAAGCACAACGACCCGGTCATCATGATCGAGGCCTACAAGCAGCTCGCCGAGCAGTGCGACTACCCGCTGCACCTCGGCGTGACGGAGGCGGGCCCCGCCTTCCAGGGCACGATCAAGTCGGCGGTCGCCTTCGGCGCGCTGCTCAGCCAGGGCATCGGCGACACCATCCGGGTCTCCCTGTCGGCGCCGCCGGTCGAGGAGGTCAAGGTCGGCATCCAGATCCTGGAGTCGCTGAACCTGCGCCAGCGCGGCCTGGAGATCGTCTCCTGCCCGTCCTGCGGCCGCGCCCAGGTCGACGTCTACAAGCTGGCCGAAGAGGTCACGGCCGGCCTCACGGGCATGGAGGTCCCGCTCCGCGTCGCCGTCATGGGCTGCGTCGTCAACGGCCCCGGCGAAGCCCGCGAAGCCGACCTCGGCGTCGCCTCAGGCAACGGCAAGGGCCAGATCTTCGTCAAGGGCGAGGTCATCAAGACCGTCCCCGAGTCCAAGATCGTCGAGACCCTCATCGAAGAGGCCATGAAGCTGGCCGAGCAGATGGAGAAGGACGGCGTCACCTCGGGCGAGCCGTCGGTGGCGGTAGCGGGCTGA
- a CDS encoding GNAT family N-acetyltransferase, which yields MLTQTTSRVLEPSDLDAALAVLDREPVANAFVASRVQIAGLDPWRLGGEMWGWYEDGMLTSLCYAGANLVPICATPRAVRAFADRARRAGRRCSSIVGPAGSTADLWRLLEPQWGPARDVRRHQPLMVTDRLPEDIAPDPYVRRVRKDEMEKIMPACVAMFTEEVGVSPLAGDGGLLYQARVAELVGSGRSFARFDTDGKVVFKAEIGAATDRACQIQGVWVAPEYRGTGLAAPGMAAVLRYALADIAPVASLYVNDFNTAARRTYQRVGFQEVGAFMSVLF from the coding sequence GTGTTGACGCAGACCACATCCCGGGTCCTCGAACCGAGCGACCTGGACGCCGCGCTGGCCGTACTCGACCGCGAGCCGGTCGCGAACGCCTTCGTGGCGTCCCGGGTGCAGATCGCCGGCCTCGACCCGTGGCGACTCGGCGGAGAGATGTGGGGCTGGTACGAGGACGGCATGCTGACGTCCCTGTGCTACGCGGGGGCCAACCTCGTCCCGATCTGCGCCACCCCGCGCGCCGTCCGCGCCTTCGCCGACCGCGCCCGCCGGGCCGGCCGCCGCTGCTCCTCCATCGTCGGCCCGGCCGGCTCCACCGCCGACCTGTGGCGGCTGCTGGAGCCCCAGTGGGGCCCGGCCCGCGACGTGCGCCGTCATCAGCCGCTGATGGTCACCGACCGCCTGCCGGAGGACATCGCCCCGGACCCCTACGTCCGTCGCGTCCGCAAGGACGAGATGGAGAAGATCATGCCGGCGTGTGTGGCGATGTTCACCGAGGAGGTCGGCGTCTCCCCGCTGGCCGGCGACGGCGGTCTCCTCTACCAGGCCCGCGTCGCCGAACTCGTCGGCTCCGGCCGCTCCTTCGCCCGCTTCGACACGGACGGCAAGGTCGTCTTCAAGGCCGAGATCGGCGCCGCGACCGACCGCGCCTGCCAGATCCAGGGCGTGTGGGTGGCCCCCGAATACCGGGGCACCGGCCTGGCGGCCCCCGGCATGGCAGCGGTCCTGCGCTACGCCCTGGCCGACATCGCCCCGGTGGCGAGCCTGTACGTCAACGACTTCAACACGGCAGCACGAAGGACGTACCAGAGGGTGGGCTTCCAGGAGGTCGGCGCTTTCATGAGCGTCCTGTTCTGA
- a CDS encoding GNAT family N-acetyltransferase, with translation MDLVIGPLDLPAHVDEALAVQAVAFGLGPDEVAVRRQIVLRHMTYPGARALGATVGGNLVGFVYGMPNDRTHWWSTVVEPYLRANHHDHWLDDAFVITELHVHPAYQNRGIGRSLITTITDSADEPRSILSAIDTESPARALYRSLGYRDLARQVLFPSAPKPYAVMGAPLPLRRR, from the coding sequence ATGGACCTCGTGATCGGCCCACTCGACCTCCCCGCCCACGTCGACGAGGCCCTGGCCGTCCAAGCCGTAGCGTTCGGCCTCGGCCCCGACGAAGTCGCAGTCCGCCGCCAGATCGTCCTCCGCCACATGACCTACCCGGGCGCCCGCGCCCTCGGCGCAACAGTCGGCGGAAACCTCGTGGGTTTCGTCTACGGCATGCCCAACGACCGCACCCACTGGTGGTCCACGGTCGTGGAGCCGTACCTCAGGGCGAACCACCACGACCACTGGCTCGACGACGCCTTCGTGATCACCGAACTGCACGTCCATCCCGCCTACCAGAACCGCGGCATCGGACGCTCCCTGATCACCACGATCACCGACAGCGCCGACGAACCCCGCTCGATCCTCTCCGCGATCGACACCGAGAGCCCCGCCCGCGCGCTCTACCGTTCCCTCGGCTACCGGGACCTGGCCCGCCAGGTCCTCTTCCCGAGCGCCCCGAAGCCGTACGCGGTGATGGGCGCTCCGCTCCCGCTCCGCCGTCGTTAA
- a CDS encoding proline--tRNA ligase has translation MANVPVQRMSQLLAKTLRDDPADAEVLSHKLLVRAGYVRRTAAGIWSWLPLGKRVLANVERIVREEMDAIGGQEVLLPALLPREPYEATGRWDEYGQELFRLQDRKGGDYLLGPTHEEIFTLLVKDQASSYKDLPVILYQIQHKYRDEARPRAGILRGREFLMKDSYSFDTEDEGLAQSYALHREAYQKIFARLGLDYRICAATAGAMGGSKSEEFLAPAEAGEDTFADCPNCDFAANTEAITYELKPVDAADVPAAEDIPTPDTPTIETLAASLGVPASATLKNLLVKVDGEIVAIGVPGDREVDLDKVEAHFAPAVVELVTETDFAARPDLVRGYVGPQGLDKVPYIADPRVAPGTSWITGANKAGTHTKNVVAGRDFEVGEYVDVVVVQEGDPCPKCGTSLVLDRAIEIGHIFQLGRKYADALKLDVLGQNGKPVRVTMGSYGVGVSRAVAALAEQTADDKGLCWPKEVAPADVHVVAAGKALQTELALDISGKLAAAGVRVLVDDRPGVSPGVKFTDSELIGVPQILVAGRRAADGVVELKDRRTGEREELTVEEAVARLTA, from the coding sequence ATGGCGAACGTACCGGTCCAGCGCATGTCCCAGTTGTTGGCGAAGACGTTGCGCGACGACCCGGCGGACGCCGAGGTCCTCAGCCACAAGCTGCTCGTCCGCGCCGGTTACGTGCGCCGCACCGCCGCCGGAATCTGGAGCTGGCTGCCGCTCGGCAAGCGGGTCCTGGCCAATGTGGAGCGCATCGTCCGCGAGGAGATGGACGCCATCGGCGGCCAGGAGGTGCTGCTCCCCGCCCTGCTGCCGCGTGAGCCGTACGAGGCGACCGGCCGCTGGGACGAGTACGGCCAGGAGCTGTTCCGCCTCCAGGACCGCAAGGGCGGCGACTACCTCCTGGGCCCCACCCACGAGGAGATCTTCACGCTGCTGGTGAAGGACCAGGCGTCCTCCTACAAGGACCTGCCGGTGATCCTCTACCAGATCCAGCACAAGTACCGTGACGAGGCCCGCCCCCGCGCCGGCATCCTGCGCGGCCGCGAGTTCCTGATGAAGGACTCCTACTCCTTCGACACCGAGGACGAGGGCCTCGCGCAGTCCTACGCCCTGCACCGCGAGGCCTACCAGAAGATCTTCGCCCGCCTCGGCCTCGACTACCGCATCTGCGCCGCCACCGCCGGCGCGATGGGCGGGTCCAAGTCCGAGGAGTTCCTCGCCCCGGCCGAGGCCGGCGAGGACACCTTCGCCGACTGCCCGAACTGCGACTTCGCCGCCAACACCGAGGCGATCACGTACGAGCTGAAGCCTGTCGACGCGGCGGACGTGCCGGCCGCCGAGGACATCCCGACCCCGGACACCCCGACCATCGAGACCCTCGCCGCCTCTCTCGGCGTCCCGGCCTCGGCCACGCTGAAGAACCTCCTCGTCAAGGTCGACGGCGAGATCGTCGCCATCGGCGTCCCCGGCGACCGCGAGGTCGACCTGGACAAGGTCGAGGCGCACTTCGCCCCGGCCGTCGTCGAGCTGGTCACCGAGACGGACTTCGCGGCCCGCCCCGACCTGGTCCGCGGCTACGTCGGACCGCAGGGCCTGGACAAGGTCCCGTACATCGCCGATCCGCGGGTAGCCCCGGGCACGTCCTGGATCACCGGTGCGAACAAGGCCGGCACGCACACCAAGAACGTCGTTGCGGGCCGCGACTTCGAGGTCGGCGAGTACGTCGACGTCGTGGTCGTGCAGGAGGGCGACCCCTGCCCGAAGTGCGGCACGAGCCTCGTGCTCGACCGGGCCATCGAGATCGGCCACATCTTCCAGCTGGGCCGCAAGTACGCCGACGCCCTCAAGCTCGACGTCCTCGGCCAGAACGGCAAGCCGGTCCGCGTCACCATGGGCTCCTACGGCGTCGGCGTCTCCCGCGCGGTCGCCGCCCTGGCCGAGCAGACCGCCGACGACAAGGGCCTGTGCTGGCCCAAGGAGGTCGCCCCGGCCGACGTCCACGTGGTCGCCGCCGGCAAGGCCCTCCAGACCGAACTGGCCCTCGACATCTCCGGGAAGCTGGCCGCCGCCGGTGTCCGCGTCCTGGTCGACGACCGCCCCGGCGTCTCCCCGGGCGTCAAGTTCACCGACTCGGAGCTGATCGGCGTACCGCAGATCCTGGTGGCCGGGCGGCGCGCGGCCGACGGCGTCGTGGAACTGAAGGACCGCCGCACCGGCGAGCGCGAGGAGCTGACGGTCGAGGAGGCCGTCGCCCGGCTCACGGCCTGA
- a CDS encoding aminoglycoside phosphotransferase family protein: MVFEPPKRLDRALGETAPDGDDWLEKLPGTAQQAVALRELIVERVQVPGGRSSLVVLVRTADGTPAVLKLAPGRARPEAERAALAHWGGRGAVQLLEPPPSSRLRSSGEIPPSTEGVLLLERLHPDVSVRSLPEAKALLEAAGTLRRLWVEPPADYPFETVAERTGRQAEAMRARARVDPEVAPLVDVALAAREELLAAPPEHRLLHGTFRQSKVLSGERMPWLAVGPDPVVGECAFDLARLVRDRVEDLIAQPSGAATTRRRVKRLAESLDVDQERLRGWTLFRAVESGARARRVGRERDAELLLEFAGWL; this comes from the coding sequence ATGGTTTTCGAACCGCCGAAGCGTCTGGACAGGGCGCTCGGTGAGACGGCACCGGACGGTGACGACTGGCTGGAGAAGCTGCCCGGGACGGCGCAGCAGGCCGTCGCGCTACGCGAGTTGATTGTGGAGCGGGTGCAGGTGCCCGGCGGGCGCAGCAGCCTGGTCGTGCTGGTGCGGACGGCCGACGGAACGCCCGCCGTGCTGAAGCTGGCGCCTGGCCGGGCCCGCCCGGAGGCGGAGCGGGCCGCGCTCGCGCACTGGGGCGGGCGGGGTGCCGTACAGCTGCTCGAACCTCCCCCTAGCTCTCGGCTTCGCTCGAGCGGGGAGATCCCCCCGTCGACCGAGGGCGTGCTGCTGCTGGAGCGGCTGCATCCGGACGTGTCGGTGCGGTCGCTGCCGGAGGCGAAGGCGTTGCTGGAGGCGGCGGGGACGCTGCGGCGGCTGTGGGTGGAGCCGCCCGCCGACTACCCCTTCGAGACCGTGGCCGAGCGGACCGGGCGGCAGGCCGAGGCGATGCGGGCGCGTGCCCGGGTGGATCCCGAGGTGGCGCCGCTGGTCGACGTGGCGCTCGCGGCGCGTGAGGAGCTACTGGCCGCGCCGCCCGAACACCGGCTGCTGCACGGCACGTTCCGGCAGAGCAAGGTGCTCTCCGGGGAGCGGATGCCGTGGCTGGCCGTGGGTCCCGACCCGGTGGTCGGCGAGTGCGCGTTCGATCTGGCCCGGCTGGTCCGCGACCGGGTGGAGGACCTGATCGCCCAGCCGTCCGGTGCGGCGACGACCCGCCGGCGGGTCAAGCGGCTCGCGGAGTCGCTCGACGTGGACCAGGAGCGGTTGCGGGGCTGGACGCTGTTCCGGGCCGTGGAGTCCGGGGCGCGGGCACGGCGGGTCGGCCGGGAGCGGGACGCGGAGTTGCTGCTGGAGTTCGCCGGGTGGCTGTAA
- a CDS encoding ferritin-like domain-containing protein — translation MSEAKDRELRALQAALAAEHAAVYGYGVVGGRIGEGQRAEARTAYDAHRARRDALVREVKDLGSRPVAAAAGYALPFPVPDAAAAVRLAAELEDRVAAVYSDLVRAAGGGRRALAAEALREAAVRAVRWRGESVAFPGLAERAGTAPPLAAPTA, via the coding sequence GTGAGCGAGGCGAAGGACCGGGAGCTGCGGGCCCTCCAGGCGGCGCTGGCGGCCGAGCACGCGGCGGTGTACGGGTACGGCGTGGTCGGCGGGCGGATCGGCGAGGGGCAGCGTGCCGAGGCGCGGACCGCGTACGACGCGCACCGGGCGCGCCGGGACGCGCTGGTGCGCGAGGTGAAGGATCTGGGGAGCAGGCCCGTGGCGGCCGCCGCCGGGTACGCGCTGCCGTTCCCGGTGCCGGACGCGGCGGCGGCCGTACGGCTCGCCGCCGAGCTGGAGGACCGGGTGGCCGCGGTGTACTCGGACCTGGTGCGCGCGGCGGGCGGCGGGCGACGGGCCCTGGCCGCCGAGGCGCTGCGGGAGGCGGCGGTGCGGGCGGTGCGCTGGCGCGGCGAGAGCGTAGCCTTCCCTGGGCTCGCCGAGCGGGCCGGCACGGCTCCGCCCTTGGCGGCGCCGACGGCGTGA
- the rimP gene encoding ribosome maturation factor RimP: MSTTQSERLRELLEPLVTSQGLDLEEIEVDSVGRKRVLRVVVDSDTGADLDQIADVSRALSAKLDETDAMGEGEYTLEVGTPGAERLLTEHRHYVRATGRLVRFQLAEGGELVARILKVDDEGVDTEVPGVKGRKATAHRLAFDDIVRARVQVEFSRKDNKKEEEA, encoded by the coding sequence ATGAGCACCACCCAGAGCGAGAGGCTGCGAGAACTGCTGGAACCGCTCGTCACATCCCAGGGCCTGGATCTCGAAGAGATCGAAGTGGACTCCGTCGGGCGCAAGCGTGTGCTGCGCGTCGTCGTCGACTCGGACACCGGTGCGGACCTGGACCAGATCGCCGATGTGAGCCGCGCGCTCTCGGCGAAGCTCGACGAGACGGACGCTATGGGCGAGGGGGAGTACACCCTCGAGGTCGGCACCCCGGGCGCGGAGCGCCTCCTCACGGAACACCGGCACTACGTCCGCGCCACGGGCCGGCTGGTGAGGTTCCAGCTGGCCGAGGGCGGCGAGCTGGTCGCCAGGATCCTCAAAGTCGACGACGAGGGCGTCGACACCGAGGTGCCCGGGGTCAAGGGCCGCAAGGCCACCGCGCACAGACTCGCCTTCGACGACATCGTCCGGGCACGCGTCCAGGTCGAGTTCAGCCGCAAGGACAACAAGAAGGAAGAGGAGGCGTAG
- the nusA gene encoding transcription termination factor NusA — MDIDMSALRGLVREKEISFDLLVEAIESALLIAYHRTEGSRRHARVELNRETGHVTVWAKEDPEDLEEGQEPREFDDTPSGFGRIAATTAKQVILQRLRDAEDDATLGEYVGREGDIVTGVVQQGRDPKNVLVDIGKLEAILPVQEQVPGETYPHGMRLRSYVVRVAKGVRGPSVTLSRTHPNLVKKLFALEVPEIADGSVEIAAIAREAGHRTKIAVRSTRSGLNAKGACIGPMGGRVRNVMGELNGEKIDIVDWSDDPAEMVANALSPARVSKVEIVDMATRSARVTVPDYQLSLAIGKEGQNARLAARLTGWRIDIRPDTEPAADRTGE, encoded by the coding sequence GTGGACATCGACATGAGTGCCCTGCGGGGCTTGGTTCGGGAGAAGGAGATCTCCTTCGACCTGCTGGTCGAGGCGATCGAATCGGCCCTCCTCATCGCCTACCACCGCACCGAGGGAAGCCGCCGCCACGCGCGCGTGGAGCTCAACCGGGAGACCGGCCATGTGACCGTGTGGGCGAAGGAGGACCCAGAGGACCTCGAGGAGGGCCAGGAGCCCCGCGAGTTCGACGACACCCCGTCCGGCTTCGGCCGTATCGCCGCCACCACGGCCAAGCAGGTCATCCTCCAGCGCCTGCGCGACGCCGAGGACGACGCGACGCTCGGCGAGTACGTCGGCCGTGAGGGCGACATCGTCACCGGTGTGGTCCAGCAGGGCCGCGACCCGAAGAACGTGCTGGTGGACATCGGCAAGCTCGAGGCCATCCTGCCGGTGCAGGAGCAGGTGCCGGGCGAGACGTACCCGCACGGCATGCGGCTGCGGTCGTATGTCGTCCGGGTGGCCAAGGGCGTCCGCGGCCCGTCCGTGACGCTGTCCCGTACGCATCCCAATCTGGTGAAGAAGCTCTTCGCCCTGGAGGTGCCGGAGATCGCCGACGGGTCCGTGGAGATCGCCGCGATCGCCCGTGAGGCCGGTCACCGCACCAAGATCGCCGTCCGGTCCACCCGGTCCGGTCTGAACGCCAAGGGCGCCTGTATCGGCCCCATGGGCGGCCGCGTGCGCAACGTGATGGGCGAGCTGAACGGCGAGAAGATCGACATCGTCGACTGGTCGGACGACCCGGCCGAGATGGTGGCGAACGCGCTGTCCCCGGCCCGCGTCTCCAAGGTGGAGATCGTGGACATGGCGACCAGGTCGGCCCGGGTGACCGTGCCCGACTACCAACTGTCCCTGGCCATCGGCAAGGAAGGGCAGAACGCCCGCCTCGCCGCCCGGCTGACCGGCTGGCGGATCGACATCCGGCCGGACACGGAACCGGCCGCGGACCGGACCGGGGAATAG
- a CDS encoding YlxR family protein: MSGRTRTRACPERTCVGCRERVAKADLLRIVAVEGACVPDPRGTLPGRGAYVHPTPVCLDQAVRRRAFTRALRAPGALDTKALRRYVEQTTVADQGNTVRTRRTEPRAV, from the coding sequence GTGTCTGGCCGGACACGCACCCGCGCATGCCCTGAACGCACCTGTGTGGGGTGTCGGGAGCGAGTGGCCAAGGCCGATCTGTTGCGGATCGTGGCGGTCGAGGGCGCATGCGTCCCTGATCCACGCGGTACGCTGCCCGGCCGGGGTGCGTATGTGCATCCCACACCGGTCTGTCTTGACCAGGCGGTTCGCCGCCGGGCGTTCACGAGGGCACTGCGCGCCCCGGGAGCGCTCGACACAAAGGCGTTGCGCCGGTACGTCGAGCAGACAACAGTTGCCGATCAGGGCAACACGGTAAGAACGCGCCGCACGGAACCCCGTGCGGTCTAG
- the infB gene encoding translation initiation factor IF-2 yields the protein MAKVRVYELAKEFGVESKVVMAKLQELGEFVRSASSTIEAPVVRKLTDAFQQGGGNGKSAAKPAAPKKAAPRPAAPSPAQSARPAAPKPSAAPKPPAAQQPSAPSAPAPSPGPRPTPGPKPAPRPAPAAPEFTAPPSAPSSPAGPKPGARPGAPKPGGRPSGGPGQGQGGQGQRPGGQGPRPGAPAPRQGSRPAGPRPGNNPFTSGGSTGMARPQAPRPQGSRPGPGGPGGGPRPQAPGAQGGGPRPQAPGGNRPTPGSMPRPQGGGPRPGGGSAGPRPNPGMMPQRPAAGPRPGGGPGGRGPGGAGRPGGGAGRPGGGGGFAGRPGGGGGAGRPGGGGGFAGRPGGGGGGFGGGGGRPGFGGRPGGPGGRGGTQGAFGRPGGPARRGRKSKRQRRQEYEAMQAPSVGGVMLPRGNGETVRLSRGASLTDFAEKINANPASLVAVMMNLGEMVTATQSVSDETLQLLADEMNYTVQIVSPEEEDRELLESFDIEFGEDEGDEEDLVVRPPVVTVMGHVDHGKTRLLDAIRKTNVIAGEAGGITQHIGAYQVATEVNDEERKITFIDTPGHEAFTAMRARGARSTDIAILVVAANDGVMPQTVEALNHAKAADVPIVVAVNKIDVEGADPTKVRGQLTEYGLVAEEYGGDTMFVDISARQGLNIDSLLEAVILTADASLDLRANPHQDAQGIAIESRLDRGRGAVSTVLVQRGTLRVGDTMVVGDAYGRVRAMHDDNGNLVTEAGPSAPVQVLGLTNVPGAGDNFLVVDEDRTARQIAEKRAARERNAAFAKRTRRVSLEDLDKVLKAGEVQQLNLIIKGDASGSVEALESSLLQLDVGEEVDIRVLHRGVGAVTESDIDLAMGSDAIVIGFNVRAAGRAQQMAEREGVDVRYYSVIYQAIEEIEAALKGMLKPEFEEVELGTAEIREVFKSSKLGNIAGVLIRSGEVKRNTKARLIRDGKVVAENLNIEGLRRFKDDVTEIREGFEGGINLGNFNDIKVDDVIATYEMREKPRV from the coding sequence GTGGCTAAGGTCCGGGTCTACGAACTCGCCAAGGAGTTCGGTGTCGAGAGCAAGGTCGTCATGGCCAAGCTCCAGGAGCTCGGTGAATTCGTCCGTTCGGCGTCTTCGACCATCGAAGCGCCCGTTGTACGCAAGCTGACTGACGCATTCCAGCAGGGCGGCGGCAACGGCAAGTCCGCCGCGAAGCCCGCGGCCCCCAAGAAGGCCGCCCCCCGTCCCGCGGCGCCCTCTCCGGCGCAGTCGGCCCGTCCGGCTGCCCCGAAGCCGTCGGCCGCGCCCAAGCCTCCGGCTGCCCAGCAGCCGTCGGCCCCGTCGGCCCCCGCGCCGTCCCCCGGTCCGCGTCCGACGCCGGGCCCCAAGCCCGCGCCGCGTCCGGCCCCGGCCGCGCCCGAGTTCACGGCGCCGCCCTCGGCTCCGTCCTCTCCGGCCGGGCCGAAGCCCGGCGCGCGTCCCGGCGCCCCCAAGCCCGGCGGTCGCCCCTCCGGTGGTCCCGGCCAGGGCCAGGGCGGCCAGGGCCAGCGTCCTGGTGGTCAGGGTCCGCGTCCCGGCGCTCCGGCGCCGCGTCAGGGTTCCCGTCCGGCCGGTCCGCGTCCGGGTAACAACCCCTTCACCTCGGGTGGCTCCACCGGCATGGCGCGCCCGCAGGCGCCCCGTCCGCAGGGCTCCCGTCCCGGCCCCGGCGGTCCCGGTGGCGGTCCCCGTCCCCAGGCGCCCGGCGCCCAGGGCGGCGGTCCGCGTCCGCAGGCTCCGGGCGGCAACCGCCCGACCCCGGGTTCGATGCCGCGTCCGCAGGGCGGCGGCCCGCGTCCCGGTGGCGGTTCCGCCGGTCCGCGTCCGAACCCCGGCATGATGCCGCAGCGTCCCGCTGCCGGCCCGCGTCCCGGTGGCGGCCCTGGTGGCCGTGGTCCGGGCGGTGCGGGTCGTCCCGGCGGCGGCGCCGGTCGTCCGGGTGGCGGCGGCGGTTTCGCCGGTCGTCCCGGTGGCGGTGGCGGCGCCGGTCGTCCGGGTGGCGGCGGCGGTTTCGCCGGTCGTCCCGGTGGCGGTGGCGGCGGCTTCGGTGGCGGCGGTGGCCGTCCCGGCTTCGGCGGTCGTCCCGGCGGTCCCGGTGGTCGTGGTGGCACGCAGGGCGCCTTCGGCCGTCCCGGCGGTCCCGCGCGTCGTGGCCGTAAGTCGAAGCGGCAGCGCCGTCAGGAGTACGAGGCCATGCAGGCCCCGTCGGTCGGCGGCGTGATGCTGCCTCGCGGCAACGGCGAGACCGTTCGCCTGTCGCGCGGTGCGTCGCTCACCGACTTCGCGGAGAAGATCAACGCCAACCCGGCGTCGCTCGTCGCGGTCATGATGAACCTCGGCGAGATGGTCACTGCCACGCAGTCCGTCTCCGACGAGACGCTCCAGCTCCTCGCCGACGAGATGAACTACACGGTTCAGATCGTCAGCCCCGAGGAGGAGGACCGCGAGCTCCTGGAGTCCTTCGACATCGAGTTCGGCGAGGACGAGGGCGACGAGGAGGACCTGGTGGTCCGCCCGCCGGTCGTCACCGTCATGGGTCACGTCGACCACGGTAAGACCCGACTGCTGGACGCCATCCGCAAGACGAACGTCATCGCGGGCGAGGCCGGCGGCATCACCCAGCACATCGGTGCCTACCAGGTCGCGACCGAGGTCAACGACGAAGAGCGCAAGATCACCTTCATCGACACCCCGGGTCACGAGGCGTTCACCGCCATGCGTGCCCGTGGTGCGAGGTCGACCGACATCGCGATCCTGGTCGTCGCGGCCAACGACGGCGTCATGCCGCAGACGGTCGAGGCGCTCAACCACGCCAAGGCGGCCGACGTCCCGATCGTCGTCGCGGTCAACAAGATCGACGTCGAGGGCGCCGACCCGACCAAGGTGCGCGGTCAGCTCACCGAGTACGGGCTGGTGGCCGAGGAGTACGGCGGCGACACGATGTTCGTCGACATCTCCGCCAGGCAGGGTCTGAACATCGACTCCCTGCTGGAGGCCGTGATCCTCACGGCCGACGCCTCGCTCGACCTGCGGGCCAACCCCCACCAGGACGCGCAGGGCATCGCGATCGAGTCCCGTCTCGACCGCGGCCGCGGTGCCGTGTCGACGGTCCTCGTCCAGCGCGGCACGCTGCGGGTCGGCGACACCATGGTGGTCGGCGACGCGTACGGCCGAGTCCGGGCGATGCACGACGACAACGGCAACCTCGTCACCGAGGCGGGCCCGTCGGCGCCGGTCCAGGTCCTGGGCCTGACCAACGTCCCGGGTGCGGGCGACAACTTCCTCGTGGTCGACGAGGACCGTACGGCCCGTCAGATCGCGGAGAAGCGTGCGGCGCGCGAGCGCAACGCGGCCTTCGCGAAGCGCACGCGCCGTGTGTCGCTGGAGGACCTGGACAAGGTGCTCAAGGCCGGCGAGGTCCAGCAGCTGAACCTGATCATCAAGGGTGACGCTTCTGGTTCCGTCGAGGCTCTCGAGTCCTCCCTGCTCCAGCTGGACGTCGGCGAAGAGGTCGACATCCGCGTCCTGCACCGCGGCGTCGGTGCGGTCACGGAGTCCGACATCGACCTGGCGATGGGCTCGGACGCCATCGTGATCGGCTTCAACGTGCGCGCCGCCGGGCGTGCGCAGCAGATGGCCGAGCGCGAGGGCGTGGACGTCCGGTACTACTCGGTCATCTACCAGGCGATCGAGGAGATCGAGGCGGCCCTCAAGGGCATGCTCAAGCCGGAGTTCGAGGAGGTCGAGCTCGGTACGGCGGAGATCCGCGAGGTCTTCAAGTCGTCCAAGCTGGGCAACATCGCGGGTGTTCTCATCCGCTCCGGCGAGGTCAAGCGCAACACCAAGGCCCGCCTCATCCGCGACGGCAAGGTGGTCGCGGAGAACCTCAACATCGAGGGCCTGCGTCGCTTCAAGGACGACGTCACCGAGATCCGCGAAGGGTTCGAGGGCGGTATCAACCTCGGCAACTTCAACGACATCAAGGTCGACGACGTCATCGCGACGTACGAGATGCGCGAGAAGCCGCGGGTGTAA